One Granulicella sp. 5B5 DNA window includes the following coding sequences:
- a CDS encoding VTT domain-containing protein: protein MKLGPIALLHKFSTVIFAVLKPLGLWGVGGLALLDSALIPIPGSMDSVIVGYVHAEPHKFFLYCLMAAGASTVGSLVPFYVGRAGGELFLLKRVDRERYERMRDRFERQEFFAILIPSLGPPPTPLKVFQFAAGVFEMRPGPFLLATFTGKMMQYLVFSLLTIWFGPTLIHQIREMMRDHHSVVLGVSVAAVAWLAFYIVRKVFDRRKGETLPGE, encoded by the coding sequence GTGAAACTCGGACCGATCGCTCTACTGCACAAGTTTTCGACTGTCATCTTTGCCGTGCTGAAGCCGCTGGGGCTTTGGGGCGTGGGCGGGCTGGCGCTGCTGGATTCGGCGCTGATCCCGATACCGGGCTCGATGGACAGCGTGATTGTGGGCTATGTTCATGCAGAGCCGCACAAGTTTTTTCTGTACTGCCTGATGGCGGCGGGGGCTTCGACGGTGGGGTCGCTGGTGCCGTTTTATGTCGGGCGCGCGGGCGGAGAGCTGTTTCTGCTGAAGCGCGTAGACCGTGAGCGCTATGAACGGATGCGCGACCGGTTCGAGAGGCAGGAGTTCTTCGCGATCCTGATCCCGTCGCTGGGGCCGCCGCCGACGCCGTTGAAGGTGTTCCAGTTTGCGGCTGGGGTGTTCGAGATGCGGCCGGGGCCGTTTCTGCTGGCGACGTTTACGGGCAAGATGATGCAATACCTGGTGTTCTCGCTGCTGACGATCTGGTTCGGGCCGACACTGATTCATCAGATACGAGAGATGATGAGGGACCACCACAGTGTGGTGCTGGGCGTTTCGGTGGCGGCGGTGGCGTGGCTGGCGTTCTACATCGTGCGGAAGGTGTTCGACCGGCGCAAGGGCGAGACGCTTCCGGGCGAGTAG
- a CDS encoding TonB C-terminal domain-containing protein translates to MPTSTQQRDPERIETETELPIQAVETPFVASATDEQLHVVPPSPQPAGQVRIRTRRGELDEHELMRMLDSIEDELARRRFRESLYISFFICVAMALVVLYGPRYLWHAPQLVNPADVLKNREMIALNAPVLPHPAPHIAPKMDTKTLEHLREERPTPPAPTPRPAEPTPPQPAAATPPAPAPTATPAAPLPSAPKPAPALAEAPAPQPTTSRPTFGTPSTSDAMKDLLHSSRGGSTGTRDMVRTGKGAFAGGGVTVLSDTQGVDFSDYLRRLQMDVYRNWIPLLPEETEPPLMKQGETYIRFTILPDGKIGNMVLEGSSHDVAIDKAAWGSIISEGQFPPLPKQFHGPNLELRFHYMVNKNLPQ, encoded by the coding sequence ATGCCAACGAGCACCCAACAACGAGATCCAGAACGTATCGAAACTGAGACCGAGCTGCCGATCCAGGCGGTCGAGACGCCGTTTGTCGCAAGCGCGACGGATGAACAGCTGCATGTGGTGCCACCTTCGCCGCAACCGGCAGGGCAGGTGCGGATACGGACAAGGCGCGGCGAGCTGGACGAGCATGAGCTGATGCGCATGCTCGACTCGATCGAGGACGAACTGGCGCGGCGGCGGTTTCGTGAGTCGCTGTATATCTCGTTCTTTATCTGCGTGGCGATGGCGTTGGTAGTGCTGTATGGGCCACGGTATCTGTGGCATGCGCCGCAGCTGGTGAACCCGGCAGACGTGCTGAAGAACCGTGAGATGATCGCGCTGAATGCGCCGGTGCTGCCGCATCCGGCGCCGCATATTGCGCCGAAGATGGACACGAAGACGCTGGAGCACCTGCGTGAGGAACGGCCTACGCCACCGGCTCCGACGCCCCGGCCTGCTGAGCCCACACCACCGCAGCCTGCCGCAGCAACACCACCTGCTCCTGCGCCGACAGCGACACCTGCTGCACCGTTGCCCTCGGCCCCGAAGCCTGCGCCTGCACTGGCGGAGGCTCCTGCGCCGCAGCCGACGACGAGCCGGCCGACGTTTGGGACCCCAAGCACGAGCGACGCGATGAAGGACCTGCTGCACAGCTCGCGCGGCGGCTCGACAGGGACGCGCGACATGGTGCGGACAGGTAAGGGCGCGTTTGCCGGAGGCGGCGTGACGGTTCTCTCGGATACGCAGGGCGTGGACTTCTCGGACTACCTGCGGCGGTTGCAGATGGATGTGTACCGGAACTGGATTCCGCTGCTGCCGGAGGAGACCGAACCGCCGCTGATGAAGCAGGGCGAGACATACATCCGGTTTACGATCCTGCCGGATGGCAAGATCGGGAACATGGTGCTGGAAGGGTCGTCGCATGATGTGGCGATCGACAAGGCAGCGTGGGGCTCGATCATCAGCGAGGGGCAGTTTCCGCCGCTGCCGAAGCAGTTCCATGGACCGAACCTGGAGCTGCGGTTCCACTACATGGTGAACAAGAACCTGCCGCAGTAA
- the miaA gene encoding tRNA (adenosine(37)-N6)-dimethylallyltransferase MiaA — protein sequence MGESPLIVVAGPTASGKTALAMWLAEALRRGGKGGGEIVSCDSVAVYRGMDIGSAKPTAEERARVQHHCLDLYWPNEECTAGDYARHARAAIAGIRERGKVPIVAGGTGLYLRALLQGLAPAPQRDEALRERLRLRVEQRGAAWLHRMLQRLDARAAAAIHENDVPKVIRSIEVTLAGRAPQTVQWEAGREPLTGYKVTQFVLGPPREALYERINARAAAMFDRGLVEETRGLRDRFGGGCRALGALGYAQAMSVLRGEMPVAEAVAAAQQGHRNYAKRQLTWFRREPEMIWLNGFGDEAAVRESVEGALIPPPLPPDTF from the coding sequence TTGGGTGAATCTCCTTTGATTGTTGTGGCTGGGCCGACGGCGAGCGGGAAGACAGCGCTGGCCATGTGGCTGGCCGAAGCCTTACGGCGCGGAGGTAAAGGCGGCGGCGAGATTGTGAGCTGCGACTCGGTGGCGGTGTACCGGGGGATGGATATCGGGTCGGCTAAGCCGACGGCGGAGGAGCGGGCGCGGGTGCAGCACCACTGCCTGGACCTGTACTGGCCGAATGAGGAGTGCACGGCTGGGGACTATGCTCGGCATGCACGGGCGGCGATTGCGGGCATCCGCGAACGGGGCAAGGTGCCGATTGTGGCTGGCGGAACCGGGTTGTATCTGCGGGCGCTGCTGCAGGGGCTGGCACCGGCTCCGCAGCGGGATGAGGCGCTGCGGGAGCGGCTGCGGTTGCGGGTGGAGCAGCGCGGGGCTGCGTGGCTGCACAGGATGCTGCAGCGGCTGGATGCGAGGGCAGCGGCGGCGATCCATGAGAACGATGTGCCGAAGGTGATCCGGAGTATTGAGGTGACGCTCGCGGGGCGGGCTCCGCAGACCGTGCAGTGGGAGGCGGGGCGTGAGCCGTTGACTGGATACAAGGTGACGCAGTTCGTGCTGGGGCCTCCGCGGGAGGCGCTTTATGAGCGGATCAATGCCCGGGCGGCGGCGATGTTCGATCGCGGGCTGGTGGAGGAGACTCGTGGGTTGCGGGACCGGTTTGGGGGTGGGTGCCGGGCACTGGGGGCGTTGGGGTATGCGCAGGCGATGAGCGTGCTGCGGGGAGAGATGCCGGTTGCGGAGGCTGTGGCGGCGGCGCAGCAGGGGCACAGGAACTATGCCAAGCGGCAGTTGACGTGGTTTCGGCGGGAGCCGGAGATGATCTGGCTGAATGGGTTTGGGGATGAGGCTGCGGTGCGAGAGAGTGTTGAGGGGGCTCTGATACCCCCACCCCTCCCCCCGGATACTTTTTGA
- a CDS encoding RNA-binding S4 domain-containing protein, with protein sequence MDGVRLDKWLWAARFFKTRALAAKACELGRVISGEVVAKAAREVRVGDMLRVKTEAATFGVEVLALSEVRGPAAVAQGLYRETEESKAAREKEAAEKKAMFAWDVPVTEGRPSKKDRRLIHRFKGR encoded by the coding sequence ATGGATGGGGTGAGGCTGGATAAGTGGCTTTGGGCGGCGCGGTTCTTTAAGACCCGGGCGTTGGCGGCGAAGGCCTGTGAGTTGGGGCGGGTGATATCGGGAGAGGTGGTGGCGAAGGCAGCGCGGGAGGTTCGCGTGGGGGACATGCTGCGGGTGAAGACCGAGGCGGCGACGTTTGGGGTGGAGGTGCTGGCGTTGAGCGAGGTGCGTGGGCCGGCGGCGGTGGCTCAGGGGTTGTATCGCGAGACGGAGGAGAGCAAGGCTGCGCGGGAGAAAGAGGCGGCGGAGAAGAAGGCTATGTTTGCTTGGGATGTGCCGGTGACGGAGGGGCGGCCGTCGAAGAAAGACCGGCGGTTGATTCATCGGTTCAAGGGACGGTAG
- a CDS encoding VWA domain-containing protein: MKLRATITLLSAATLMQAQQPAQTPAPPSTAAEPAQQPDLTPTDQGYSITARSTLVLVPALVKDKSGKLIYTLKASDFRLTDDGIPQPLRLEEDNGGQPLAMVICVEVGGAGRNHLHDYDGLGPMLDNMLGGIPHKVSIVAFDSTPTLVHRWSSHLDSISQTLASQDPGDSGGAVLDAVNFSVNLLRPVPTTYRRAILLLSETKDNGSHTTLGQALRAISDTNTAIYSVAFSSNRVEEAGAASKLSSDEPGPDHGCFSHDPKTDKVVKTDGSVGPAEESKGTQYFDCAAELAPPLVLARMAEIAARNLLRKNISESVAKLTGGESFKFKDVKTLDRDLFTIANHIPNRYVLSFHPQNPHPGLHAVSLTLPNYDHLTIEARSSYWVDDTTTATPPASNAPVTPKQ; the protein is encoded by the coding sequence ATGAAGCTCCGCGCCACCATCACGCTCCTCTCCGCCGCGACCCTCATGCAGGCTCAGCAGCCCGCGCAGACACCCGCACCCCCCAGCACCGCAGCGGAGCCCGCACAGCAACCCGACCTCACCCCCACCGACCAGGGCTACTCCATCACCGCGCGCAGCACTCTCGTGCTCGTCCCCGCGCTCGTCAAGGACAAGTCCGGCAAGCTCATCTACACCCTCAAAGCCTCCGACTTTCGCCTCACCGACGACGGCATCCCGCAGCCTCTCCGCCTCGAAGAGGACAACGGCGGCCAGCCGCTCGCCATGGTCATCTGCGTCGAGGTCGGCGGTGCAGGCCGCAATCATCTCCACGACTACGACGGCCTCGGCCCCATGCTCGACAACATGCTCGGCGGCATCCCCCACAAGGTCTCCATCGTCGCCTTCGACTCCACCCCCACGCTCGTCCATCGCTGGAGCTCACACCTCGACAGCATCTCCCAGACTCTCGCCTCGCAGGACCCCGGCGACTCCGGCGGAGCCGTCCTCGACGCCGTCAACTTCTCCGTCAATCTCCTGCGCCCCGTCCCTACCACCTACCGCCGGGCGATTCTTCTCCTCTCCGAAACCAAGGACAACGGCAGCCACACCACCCTCGGCCAGGCCCTCCGCGCCATCTCCGACACCAACACCGCCATCTACTCCGTCGCCTTCTCCTCCAACCGCGTCGAAGAAGCCGGCGCCGCCTCCAAGCTCTCCTCCGACGAGCCCGGCCCCGACCACGGCTGCTTCTCCCACGACCCCAAGACCGACAAGGTCGTCAAAACCGACGGCAGCGTCGGTCCTGCCGAAGAGTCCAAAGGCACCCAGTACTTCGACTGCGCCGCCGAGCTAGCCCCACCGCTCGTCCTCGCCCGCATGGCCGAGATCGCCGCCCGCAACCTGCTCCGCAAAAACATCTCCGAGTCCGTCGCCAAGCTCACCGGCGGCGAGAGCTTCAAATTCAAGGACGTCAAAACCCTCGACCGCGACCTCTTCACCATCGCCAACCACATCCCCAACCGCTACGTCCTCAGCTTCCACCCGCAGAACCCCCACCCTGGCCTCCACGCCGTCTCTCTCACTCTCCCCAACTACGACCACCTCACCATCGAAGCCCGCAGCAGCTACTGGGTCGACGACACCACCACCGCAACCCCTCCAGCCTCCAACGCGCCTGTAACTCCTAAACAATAG
- the tdh gene encoding L-threonine 3-dehydrogenase, translating into MIPKTMKALVKTQAAPGMEMCEVSVPEIGPSDVLIAVETASVCGTDLHIYHWDEWAQRRIRTPYTPGHEFCGTVTAVGAMVQGVAVGDFVSAEMHVACGHCLQCRSGQAHVCQFVKILGVDADGAFADYVKVPASNVWKLDKAIPREWGSLFDPFGNAVHTVLSGAIAGQTVAVMGCGPIGLFAIAVAKACGAGTVFAMEPNAIRRALAVTMGADIALDTGASDVERQVKAATGGNGVDVLLEMSGHPAAIRQGFKLLRMGGRASLLGIPARAVELDLADAVIFKGATVLGINGRKMYETWYEAEALLKGGKIDLGPVITHRLPLERFDEAMRLLESGEASKILLEVGNRE; encoded by the coding sequence ATGATTCCGAAGACGATGAAGGCGCTGGTGAAGACGCAGGCCGCGCCGGGGATGGAGATGTGTGAGGTATCGGTGCCGGAGATTGGGCCGAGCGATGTGCTGATTGCAGTGGAGACGGCGAGTGTATGCGGGACGGACCTGCACATCTATCACTGGGACGAGTGGGCGCAGAGGCGGATCAGGACGCCGTATACGCCGGGGCACGAGTTCTGCGGGACGGTGACGGCGGTGGGTGCGATGGTGCAGGGTGTTGCTGTGGGGGATTTCGTTTCAGCCGAGATGCATGTGGCCTGCGGGCATTGCTTGCAGTGTAGGAGCGGGCAGGCGCATGTGTGCCAGTTTGTGAAGATCCTGGGGGTGGATGCGGATGGGGCGTTCGCGGACTATGTGAAGGTTCCGGCGAGCAATGTGTGGAAGCTGGATAAGGCAATACCGCGGGAGTGGGGGTCGCTGTTCGATCCGTTTGGGAATGCGGTGCATACGGTGCTGAGTGGAGCGATTGCGGGGCAGACCGTTGCGGTGATGGGGTGCGGACCGATTGGGCTGTTTGCGATTGCGGTGGCGAAGGCGTGTGGGGCGGGGACGGTGTTTGCTATGGAGCCGAATGCGATTCGGCGGGCGTTGGCGGTGACGATGGGGGCGGATATTGCGTTGGATACAGGTGCGAGCGATGTCGAGAGGCAGGTGAAGGCGGCGACGGGTGGCAACGGGGTGGATGTGCTGCTGGAGATGAGTGGACATCCGGCGGCGATTCGACAGGGGTTCAAGCTGCTGCGGATGGGGGGAAGAGCGAGCCTGCTGGGAATCCCAGCGCGCGCGGTGGAGTTGGATTTAGCCGATGCGGTGATCTTCAAAGGGGCGACGGTGCTGGGGATCAATGGACGGAAGATGTATGAGACGTGGTACGAGGCCGAGGCGCTGCTGAAGGGCGGGAAGATTGACCTGGGGCCGGTGATTACGCATCGGCTGCCGCTGGAGCGGTTTGATGAGGCGATGAGGCTGCTGGAGTCGGGTGAGGCGAGCAAGATTTTGCTGGAAGTAGGGAATAGGGAATAG
- a CDS encoding glycine C-acetyltransferase, which yields MSAAAPLHHETTKRQQLAHLTTQLDELRAKGTYFKLRVLDDEQGPICRYDGREVINLASNNYLGLCDHPKLREAAIAATTKYGVGSGAVRTIAGTMKIHMELEEKIAAFKGVEACVVFQSGFTANAGTVSSILGKEDFILSDELNHASIIDGARLSRAKIKVFRHKDVAHAEELLKEVQNEPGRKLVITDGVFSMDGDIGPVKELCDLCDRYGAIMMVDDAHASGVLGRNGRGSVDHFGCTQRVDVQVGTLSKAIGALGGYVCGSRDLIDYLHHRARPFLFSTSHPPSVAASCMAAFDILENEPERIGRLWVNTKYFQAQLAGAGFDIGGKSTPKSETPITPIIVGDGRQTMEFSKALFEQGVMATGIAFPTVPEGKARVRCIMTSEHMQSQIDTALEVLTSTAKRMGIL from the coding sequence ATGAGCGCTGCGGCACCACTCCACCACGAGACGACGAAACGGCAACAACTGGCACATCTGACGACCCAGCTGGATGAACTGCGGGCCAAGGGTACCTACTTCAAACTGCGGGTGTTAGACGACGAACAGGGACCGATCTGCCGCTATGACGGACGCGAGGTGATCAATCTGGCGAGCAACAACTACCTGGGGTTGTGCGACCACCCGAAGCTGCGCGAGGCGGCGATTGCGGCGACGACGAAGTATGGCGTCGGGTCGGGTGCGGTAAGGACGATTGCCGGGACGATGAAGATCCATATGGAGCTGGAGGAGAAGATTGCCGCGTTCAAGGGCGTGGAGGCCTGCGTGGTGTTTCAGTCAGGCTTCACAGCGAATGCAGGGACGGTGTCGTCGATTTTGGGGAAGGAAGACTTCATCCTGAGCGATGAGCTGAACCATGCTTCGATCATCGATGGGGCGAGGTTGAGCCGCGCGAAGATCAAGGTGTTTCGGCATAAGGATGTTGCTCATGCTGAAGAGCTGCTGAAGGAAGTGCAGAACGAGCCGGGGCGGAAGCTGGTGATTACGGACGGCGTGTTCAGCATGGATGGCGACATTGGGCCGGTGAAGGAACTGTGCGATCTGTGCGACCGGTATGGCGCGATCATGATGGTGGATGATGCTCATGCGAGTGGTGTGCTGGGGCGCAATGGGCGCGGGAGTGTCGATCATTTTGGATGCACGCAGAGGGTGGATGTGCAGGTGGGTACGCTATCGAAGGCGATTGGTGCGCTGGGTGGGTATGTGTGCGGGAGCCGCGATTTGATTGACTATCTGCATCATCGGGCGCGGCCGTTTCTGTTTTCGACGAGCCATCCGCCGAGTGTGGCGGCGAGCTGCATGGCGGCGTTCGACATTTTGGAGAATGAGCCGGAACGGATTGGGCGGCTGTGGGTGAATACAAAGTATTTTCAGGCGCAGCTGGCGGGTGCGGGATTTGATATCGGCGGGAAGAGCACGCCGAAGAGTGAGACGCCGATTACTCCGATTATTGTGGGCGATGGACGGCAGACGATGGAGTTCAGCAAGGCGCTGTTTGAGCAGGGTGTGATGGCGACGGGGATTGCGTTTCCGACTGTGCCGGAGGGCAAGGCCCGTGTACGCTGCATTATGACGAGCGAGCATATGCAGTCGCAGATCGATACGGCGCTGGAGGTATTGACGAGTACGGCGAAGCGGATGGGGATTTTGTAG
- a CDS encoding bifunctional (p)ppGpp synthetase/guanosine-3',5'-bis(diphosphate) 3'-pyrophosphohydrolase — protein MAIAPPGAAQSAAPENPAPPAGEADLSASEANPVGATAPPDAPALSAVPAVPPSASPDPVTGNPKLDADFHTLLDTVRANRPNDDLDLIRNAWAFSIHQHADQKRASGDPYIAHPLEVALVLAEFKMDSTAIAAGLLHDAVEDTDVTTAEIGKRFGEQVAHIVEGVTKLDKIKFANREDHQAENIRKMLLAMVTDLRVVMIKLADRLHNMRTLEFLKPEKQQRIARETLDVYAPLAHRLGMGKLRGELEDLAFRYTDPIAYNQLTTEVDSLRAEGTSFLDRIVSTIEEKLAAAHVQARVQARIKRLYSIQQKLAKHNIPVDQVFDLFALRVITQSEQDCYAVFGLLQNQTAWRPVPGRYKDFIAIARPNGYQSLHNSYITEDGHHFEVQIRTEDMHRIAEEGIAAHWKYKASDEVSAKDEQRLAWVRQMMEWQRDMADPNEFMSTLKVDLYPEEVYTFTPKGKVIVLPKDASPVDFAYAIHTDVGHATTGAKVNGRIVPLRHKLRNGDIVEITTQTGHNPSRDWLSFTKSSRARNKIKHWINENQRARAIEVGQKLLDREARKFKVSLDKFKPADFDRIASEYGLAAHADLLAAIGFGKYSARQTLNKLEPGSTMPVEEPASNDPLHERHNALAHMSESVKRVFFGKGSESLQVEGQDDLLVYRARCCNPIRGEAIIGYVTRGKGVAVHARSCPNVQNLLYEADRRIDVAWAESEPISTGGPKAATYPVRLIIVCDDRSGLLKEFTAIISEDGTNIRSVDTKPAVDGVVNVDFVIETLDLRHLERLTQNLRKVPGVRDVLRVQKI, from the coding sequence ATGGCAATCGCTCCGCCGGGTGCAGCCCAGTCTGCTGCGCCAGAGAATCCCGCGCCGCCTGCCGGCGAGGCCGACCTGTCGGCCAGCGAAGCTAATCCGGTCGGCGCGACCGCGCCGCCCGACGCTCCGGCGCTCTCTGCTGTGCCTGCCGTGCCCCCCTCCGCATCGCCTGACCCCGTCACCGGCAACCCCAAGCTCGACGCCGACTTCCACACACTTCTCGACACCGTCCGCGCCAACCGCCCCAACGACGACCTCGATCTCATCCGCAACGCCTGGGCCTTTTCCATCCATCAGCACGCCGACCAGAAGCGTGCCTCCGGCGATCCCTACATCGCCCACCCTCTTGAAGTCGCTCTCGTCCTCGCCGAGTTCAAGATGGACTCCACCGCCATCGCCGCCGGCCTCCTCCACGACGCCGTCGAAGACACCGACGTCACCACCGCCGAGATCGGCAAGCGCTTCGGCGAACAAGTCGCCCACATCGTCGAAGGCGTCACCAAGCTCGACAAGATCAAGTTCGCCAACCGCGAAGACCATCAGGCCGAAAACATCCGCAAGATGCTCCTCGCCATGGTCACCGACCTCCGCGTCGTCATGATCAAGCTCGCCGACCGCCTGCACAACATGCGCACGCTTGAGTTCCTCAAGCCGGAAAAGCAGCAGCGCATCGCCCGTGAGACCCTCGATGTCTACGCTCCGCTCGCGCACCGCCTCGGCATGGGCAAACTTCGCGGCGAGCTCGAAGACCTCGCCTTCCGCTACACCGACCCCATCGCCTACAACCAGCTCACCACCGAGGTCGACAGCCTCCGCGCCGAAGGCACCTCTTTCCTTGACAGGATCGTCAGCACCATCGAAGAGAAGCTCGCCGCCGCGCACGTCCAGGCCCGCGTCCAGGCCCGCATCAAGCGCCTCTACTCCATCCAGCAGAAGCTCGCCAAGCACAACATACCCGTCGACCAGGTCTTCGACCTCTTCGCCCTCCGCGTCATCACGCAAAGCGAGCAGGACTGCTACGCCGTCTTCGGCCTCCTGCAAAATCAAACCGCCTGGCGTCCCGTCCCCGGCCGCTACAAAGACTTCATCGCCATCGCCCGCCCCAACGGCTACCAGTCGTTGCATAACTCCTACATCACCGAGGACGGCCACCACTTCGAAGTCCAGATCCGCACTGAAGACATGCACCGGATCGCCGAAGAGGGCATCGCCGCCCACTGGAAGTACAAGGCCTCCGACGAGGTCTCCGCCAAGGACGAGCAGCGCCTCGCCTGGGTCCGCCAGATGATGGAGTGGCAGCGCGACATGGCCGACCCCAACGAGTTCATGTCGACCCTCAAAGTCGACCTGTACCCCGAAGAGGTCTACACCTTCACTCCCAAGGGCAAGGTCATCGTCCTGCCCAAGGACGCCTCGCCCGTCGACTTCGCCTACGCCATCCACACCGACGTCGGCCACGCCACCACCGGCGCCAAGGTCAACGGCCGCATCGTCCCTCTCCGCCACAAGCTCCGCAACGGCGACATCGTCGAGATCACCACCCAGACCGGTCATAATCCCTCGCGCGATTGGCTTAGCTTTACCAAATCCTCCCGAGCCCGCAACAAGATCAAGCACTGGATCAACGAAAACCAGCGCGCCCGCGCCATTGAAGTCGGCCAGAAGCTCCTCGATCGCGAGGCCCGCAAGTTCAAAGTCTCACTCGACAAGTTCAAGCCCGCCGACTTCGACCGCATCGCCTCCGAGTACGGCCTCGCCGCCCACGCCGACCTCCTCGCCGCCATCGGCTTCGGCAAATACTCCGCCCGCCAGACCCTCAACAAGCTCGAACCCGGCAGCACCATGCCCGTCGAAGAGCCCGCCTCCAACGATCCTTTGCATGAGCGGCACAACGCCCTCGCCCACATGTCGGAGAGCGTCAAGCGCGTCTTCTTCGGCAAGGGCTCCGAGTCCCTTCAGGTCGAAGGCCAGGACGACCTCCTCGTCTACCGCGCGCGATGTTGCAACCCCATCCGCGGCGAGGCCATCATCGGCTACGTCACCCGCGGCAAGGGCGTCGCCGTCCACGCCCGCAGCTGTCCCAACGTCCAGAACCTTCTCTACGAAGCCGACCGCCGCATCGACGTCGCCTGGGCCGAATCCGAACCCATCTCCACCGGCGGCCCCAAGGCGGCCACCTACCCCGTCCGCCTCATCATCGTCTGCGACGACCGCTCCGGCCTCCTCAAAGAGTTCACCGCCATCATCTCTGAGGACGGCACCAATATCCGCTCGGTCGACACCAAGCCCGCCGTCGACGGCGTCGTCAACGTCGACTTCGTCATTGAAACCCTCGACCTCCGCCACCTCGAACGCCTCACCCAGAACCTCCGCAAAGTCCCAGGCGTCCGCGACGTCCTCCGCGTCCAGAAAATCTAA
- a CDS encoding alpha/beta hydrolase yields the protein MSISVRRRLFASLMPAPLLALAIASHALSPAKVKKPVEPTILKTSDGTVETGYLDDAPYRIDIPNNWNHSLVVFYHGYAEQPYLYRITDHINSQALPLFERGYAVIESGYSQTGWALEQAYPETEDLRRYFIKRYGQPRETYAAGGSMGGQLVAITLELNPRPYVGGLDLCGSVGASYQNFNRRFADRAAFDVYFPGVLPPLDPVPTGFEDTAADRSRVLAALRTNPAAATLLRNLTGLHSDVDLAHNMSYWTFITEDLQRRGGGNPFDNRNLIYSGTDPASSASDLDLNQRVHRYAADPRAQAYLVHHYTPTGNLGRPMLAIHTIYDPIVQLSQLPPYQRHVQAAGAGRNFVQQYVDREGHCNFTEDQIGDAFDELVHWTHGGPPPTPGLLKIKKPEEPAETNRK from the coding sequence ATGTCCATCTCTGTGCGACGACGCCTCTTCGCCTCCCTCATGCCCGCGCCTCTGCTGGCTCTTGCCATCGCCTCGCACGCTCTCTCGCCCGCCAAGGTCAAAAAGCCCGTCGAGCCCACCATCCTCAAAACATCCGACGGCACCGTCGAAACCGGCTACCTCGACGACGCGCCCTACCGCATCGACATCCCCAACAACTGGAACCACTCTCTCGTCGTCTTCTACCACGGCTACGCGGAACAGCCCTACCTCTACCGCATCACTGACCACATCAACTCGCAGGCTCTCCCTCTCTTCGAGCGCGGCTACGCTGTCATCGAGAGTGGTTACTCACAGACAGGCTGGGCGCTCGAGCAGGCTTACCCCGAAACCGAAGACCTTCGCCGCTACTTTATCAAGCGCTACGGCCAGCCCCGCGAGACCTACGCCGCAGGCGGCTCCATGGGCGGACAGCTCGTCGCCATCACTCTCGAGCTCAACCCCAGGCCCTACGTTGGCGGGCTCGATCTCTGCGGCTCCGTCGGTGCCTCCTATCAGAACTTCAACCGCCGCTTCGCCGACCGTGCCGCCTTCGACGTCTACTTCCCCGGCGTGCTGCCCCCGCTCGACCCGGTCCCCACCGGCTTCGAGGATACCGCGGCCGATCGCAGCCGCGTCCTCGCTGCCCTCCGCACCAACCCTGCAGCCGCCACACTCCTGCGCAACCTTACCGGACTGCACTCAGACGTCGACCTGGCTCACAACATGTCCTACTGGACCTTCATCACCGAGGACCTTCAGCGCCGCGGCGGCGGCAACCCCTTCGACAACCGCAACCTCATCTACTCCGGCACCGATCCTGCCTCTTCCGCCTCGGATCTCGATCTCAACCAGCGCGTCCACCGCTACGCCGCCGACCCCAGGGCCCAGGCCTACCTCGTCCACCACTACACACCCACCGGGAACCTCGGTCGCCCGATGCTCGCAATCCACACCATCTACGACCCCATCGTCCAACTCTCGCAGCTTCCGCCCTATCAGAGACACGTCCAGGCTGCAGGCGCTGGTCGCAACTTTGTCCAGCAGTATGTTGACCGTGAAGGCCACTGCAACTTCACCGAAGACCAGATCGGCGACGCCTTCGACGAGCTCGTCCACTGGACCCACGGCGGCCCGCCACCCACACCCGGCCTTCTCAAAATCAAGAAGCCCGAAGAGCCCGCCGAAACCAACCGCAAATAG